A window of the Dyadobacter pollutisoli genome harbors these coding sequences:
- the yihA gene encoding ribosome biogenesis GTP-binding protein YihA/YsxC, translating to MKVQEARYVMSNSDYQKCPEPDLPEYAFIGRSNVGKSSLINMLTEKKSLAKTSQQPGKTQLINHYLINDLWYLVDLPGYGYAKVSKVEREKWETMINDYLHNRQNLICTFVLIDVRHSALTADLEFMAALGEAGIPFHIIFTKADKLKPGQVANKVEEYKQTLSELWEEVPPMFVTSAEKHEGRDAILKTIETYNQSFEKTK from the coding sequence GCCTGATTTGCCGGAATATGCTTTCATAGGTAGGTCCAATGTAGGGAAATCGTCCCTGATCAATATGCTTACCGAGAAAAAGTCTCTTGCGAAAACGTCTCAGCAACCCGGTAAAACTCAGCTTATTAACCATTATCTGATCAATGACCTCTGGTATCTGGTGGATTTGCCCGGCTACGGTTATGCCAAAGTAAGTAAAGTAGAGCGCGAGAAATGGGAGACGATGATCAATGATTACCTCCATAACCGCCAAAACCTGATCTGCACTTTTGTGCTTATCGATGTTCGCCACAGCGCGCTGACCGCTGATCTGGAATTTATGGCTGCATTAGGCGAGGCAGGGATCCCATTTCACATTATTTTTACCAAAGCCGATAAACTGAAACCAGGACAGGTTGCCAATAAAGTGGAAGAATACAAACAGACATTGAGCGAATTATGGGAAGAAGTACCTCCAATGTTCGTGACATCGGCTGAAAAACACGAGGGCCGTGACGCCATCCTGAAAACAATAGAAACTTATAATCAGTCGTTTGAGAAGACAAAGTAA
- a CDS encoding DUF5606 family protein, translating into MSEKVESTGMDLLKEIANVSGKGGLFRILKPSRAGVIVESLDEKREKTLIGPTARVSVLKDVSIFTEGEEESVPLADVFLKIREIHGEEIAIQVKTSSDKDFIEFLNKILPEFDRSKVYVSDIKKIITWYNLLSKYIPELFVASEEEAVAETEETEVVAEEPAKKPAKKEKTKA; encoded by the coding sequence ATGAGTGAAAAAGTAGAGTCAACCGGAATGGATTTGTTGAAAGAAATCGCAAATGTTTCAGGTAAAGGCGGATTGTTCCGCATTCTTAAGCCAAGCCGTGCGGGCGTGATCGTTGAGAGTCTTGACGAAAAAAGAGAAAAAACCCTGATCGGGCCAACTGCGCGTGTTTCAGTGTTGAAAGATGTTTCCATTTTTACTGAAGGCGAAGAAGAATCAGTTCCGCTGGCAGACGTTTTCCTCAAAATCCGGGAAATTCACGGAGAAGAAATCGCTATTCAGGTAAAAACCTCTTCTGATAAAGACTTCATTGAGTTTCTGAACAAAATCCTTCCGGAATTTGACAGGTCCAAAGTGTATGTGTCCGACATCAAAAAAATCATTACCTGGTACAACTTATTGTCAAAATATATCCCTGAGCTTTTTGTAGCATCTGAGGAAGAGGCAGTGGCTGAAACTGAGGAAACGGAAGTAGTTGCAGAAGAGCCAGCTAAAAAACCGGCCAAGAAAGAAAAGACCAAAGCGTAG